In Roseofilum reptotaenium CS-1145, a single genomic region encodes these proteins:
- the avd gene encoding diversity-generating retroelement protein Avd produces the protein MNELSIIQKTYDLIKWYVPILNRLPRTHKFLLGDRMIGGLYDLLENLIIAQYESEKLKLLIPLNSRLQILRYQTRLLRDFDLISVQRYEYVGGLMNEIGKELGGWIKQQQRREKNS, from the coding sequence ATGAACGAACTATCGATTATCCAGAAAACCTACGATCTGATTAAATGGTATGTACCCATTCTCAATCGCCTGCCCCGCACTCACAAGTTCCTCTTAGGAGACCGCATGATTGGGGGGCTGTACGATTTACTGGAGAACTTGATTATAGCACAATATGAGTCGGAAAAACTGAAACTTCTCATTCCCCTGAACAGTCGGCTACAAATTTTGCGCTATCAAACCCGCCTACTGCGAGATTTTGACTTAATTTCGGTTCAACGCTATGAGTATGTGGGAGGGTTGATGAATGAAATTGGCAAGGAATTGGGCGGTTGGATTAAACAACAGCAACGACGAGAGAAAAATTCATGA
- a CDS encoding tetratricopeptide repeat protein yields the protein MSSKRRFWISLSGVVLGMLCGFPSRVNAQLEFLDPFRQLADFDYWANLCNLSVDEDAGKMLEACEQALLMRPKDSQVWADRSRILLQQNRYAEAIASANTATRLESKFSRAFTYRCQALLKLGRYEEALEACEEALRLDTNWGQENPVIAWYQRGLILMALEEYQNAVTSYDRALNLEPESSLVLTYKCGALLELEQYQDAIAACQTAIEINDNWEHESETLAWQYLGIALNQSELAEGAIAAYDLALNNNPQNLQAWIQQGMALNEMGRDLEALNSYTQALSLQADSTLALVLQCETLNKLKRHEEAIKACEAALKGDGTWGDRGVAGAWNQLTIAYTQQGQLEQGLVAANRAVGFRPDFAEAWNSRGVTLWYLEDYGQSLDSIGRALQLQPNYVQAWLNRGRVLRSAERYVESVGAYDQALRYEPENADGWANRSVALWYLTEYDRALKSAQEAIALDETSFLGWYNQAVTYGSLGQYERAIYSYAQAVRLAPQNASVWAALGVMLQKAGRDADAAEAFQEALKLEPEQETARQGLQSLSRKSAP from the coding sequence GTGAGCAGTAAACGAAGATTTTGGATTTCTCTTTCTGGGGTAGTGCTGGGAATGCTCTGCGGTTTTCCCAGTCGGGTGAATGCACAACTGGAATTTCTCGATCCTTTTCGTCAACTGGCGGATTTTGACTATTGGGCGAATTTATGTAATTTGTCGGTGGATGAAGATGCGGGCAAAATGCTGGAAGCGTGCGAGCAGGCACTGTTGATGAGACCAAAAGATTCTCAAGTGTGGGCCGATCGCAGTCGTATTTTACTACAACAGAATCGCTATGCTGAAGCCATTGCCTCGGCAAATACAGCTACTCGTCTAGAATCCAAGTTTTCCCGCGCGTTTACCTATCGCTGCCAGGCTTTATTGAAGTTAGGGCGCTATGAAGAAGCTCTAGAAGCGTGTGAAGAAGCGCTGCGCTTAGATACGAATTGGGGACAGGAAAATCCCGTCATCGCTTGGTATCAGCGCGGTTTGATTCTGATGGCTCTAGAAGAATATCAAAATGCAGTAACGTCATACGATCGCGCCTTAAATTTAGAACCAGAGTCTTCCTTGGTTTTAACCTATAAATGTGGGGCGCTGCTAGAGTTGGAACAATATCAGGATGCGATTGCCGCTTGTCAAACGGCGATTGAGATCAATGATAACTGGGAACATGAGTCGGAAACCCTGGCGTGGCAATATTTAGGAATTGCCTTAAATCAAAGTGAGTTGGCAGAAGGGGCGATCGCCGCTTACGATCTAGCTTTAAATAATAATCCCCAAAATCTACAGGCTTGGATTCAACAGGGAATGGCGCTAAATGAGATGGGGCGAGATTTAGAAGCGCTCAATTCCTACACTCAAGCCCTTTCCCTACAAGCAGATTCTACGTTGGCTCTCGTCCTGCAATGTGAAACGTTGAATAAACTCAAACGCCATGAAGAAGCCATCAAAGCGTGTGAAGCGGCACTCAAAGGTGATGGAACATGGGGAGACAGGGGCGTTGCGGGAGCTTGGAATCAACTCACAATTGCCTATACTCAACAAGGGCAACTCGAACAAGGGTTAGTTGCAGCTAACCGCGCTGTGGGGTTTCGTCCCGATTTTGCCGAAGCGTGGAATAGTCGAGGGGTAACGCTCTGGTATTTAGAAGACTATGGCCAAAGTTTAGACTCGATTGGTCGCGCTCTGCAACTGCAACCGAATTATGTGCAAGCGTGGCTTAATCGGGGGAGGGTGTTGCGATCGGCCGAACGTTATGTAGAATCAGTAGGAGCCTACGATCAAGCCCTACGCTACGAGCCAGAGAATGCCGATGGATGGGCTAATCGCAGTGTAGCCTTATGGTATCTGACCGAGTACGATCGCGCCTTAAAATCGGCACAAGAGGCGATCGCCCTAGATGAAACCTCATTCCTAGGCTGGTACAATCAAGCCGTAACCTATGGTTCCCTCGGTCAATACGAAAGAGCTATTTATTCCTACGCTCAAGCTGTACGTCTTGCCCCCCAAAATGCCAGCGTCTGGGCAGCTTTAGGCGTAATGTTACAAAAAGCCGGTCGAGATGCGGATGCGGCTGAAGCCTTTCAAGAAGCCTTAAAACTAGAGCCAGAACAAGAAACCGCCCGTCAAGGCTTACAAAGCCTGAGCCGCAAGTCAGCGCCCTAG
- a CDS encoding RNA-directed DNA polymerase translates to MKRYGYLGSDIVEFSNLLQASRQAQRGKRFRDSVLAFNYHLEQNLGQLKRELEDRIYEPGEYNTFYIMEPKKRMISAAPYRDRVVHHALCNVIVPLFDRSFISDSYANRVGFGTHRALKRFTKFARSHDYVLQCDIQKYFPSIDHEILKSLIRKKIKCPDTLWLIDTIIDHSNEQPVAIHHFPGDDLLSPLARRRGLPIGNLTSQFFANIYLNGFDHFVKEKLRAKSYVRYVDDFALFSNDREFLREAREEIEEYLGQLRLKIHPIKSQTFSTRHGANFLGFRIFPDCIRVRNENLRRSRRRWRTLQNDYAEGKIEMDSIQQSWQSWCAHLEYGDTWQLRQQVFASLVFSRE, encoded by the coding sequence ATGAAACGCTATGGTTATCTTGGGTCAGATATTGTGGAGTTTAGCAACTTACTGCAAGCGTCCCGACAAGCCCAACGAGGCAAACGATTTAGGGACTCAGTGCTGGCATTCAATTATCACTTGGAACAGAACCTAGGGCAACTGAAACGAGAGTTAGAAGATCGCATCTACGAGCCGGGAGAGTACAACACCTTTTACATCATGGAACCGAAGAAACGGATGATTTCTGCGGCTCCCTATCGAGACCGAGTGGTTCACCATGCCTTGTGTAATGTTATTGTACCGTTATTCGATCGCTCCTTTATTTCTGACTCCTATGCCAATCGTGTGGGCTTTGGCACTCACCGCGCCCTCAAGCGCTTTACCAAGTTTGCCCGGTCTCATGATTATGTTTTACAATGCGATATTCAAAAATACTTTCCTAGTATTGACCACGAAATACTGAAGTCCTTAATCCGCAAAAAAATTAAATGTCCGGATACGCTCTGGCTCATCGATACCATTATTGACCATAGCAATGAACAACCGGTTGCTATTCACCATTTTCCAGGAGATGATTTACTCTCTCCTCTGGCACGGAGGCGAGGATTACCGATTGGGAATTTAACCAGCCAGTTTTTTGCTAACATCTATCTGAATGGCTTTGACCACTTTGTGAAAGAGAAACTCAGGGCTAAGTCCTATGTTCGCTATGTGGATGATTTTGCTCTGTTCTCGAATGACCGCGAATTTCTCAGGGAAGCGAGAGAGGAAATTGAAGAGTATCTAGGGCAATTGCGGCTAAAAATTCACCCGATTAAAAGTCAAACGTTTTCTACTCGTCACGGAGCAAACTTTTTAGGATTTCGTATTTTCCCTGACTGTATTCGAGTTCGCAATGAAAACCTCAGACGATCCAGACGGCGATGGCGAACGTTACAAAATGACTACGCTGAAGGTAAAATAGAGATGGACTCTATTCAACAGTCTTGGCAAAGCTGGTGCGCCCATCTGGAGTATGGCGATACCTGGCAATTGCGTCAACAGGTATTTGCTTCACTGGTCTTTTCTAGGGAGTAA
- a CDS encoding formylglycine-generating enzyme family protein, translated as MKSLPGKQGLVQKFGNWAKSVVFPTKAIIDNRTENTEIMAANQRQIAEQQQKIQLEGLKLQYVLQEQRREHEAEQAALSREFQAAQAQLSREHQEALTRYIQDSENRRLASHIEHERWLEAQRQQLQQELQKSQQEFSLFMAFLTAKINRDNDQERRILDTQPWRTPPKPLMQYYEQYRDRLPIPPLVVVSPPDVEFDRYPNAGSGLPRMANDIEDELSNFLECHYSEGDSERPAKPITGLWDTNRMKGDTAVLSLHYLFSAVPTIILESKVSGDLLNFSLFFWDAGQPDWQKESILFQFSHKEFIYDAQRELAREWQQKKEKLTEAEVQEAISDAKENEIDDFNLKKLLREEKRIASNAKVAVEYRPTTSGIMRLKKYLSRFHCLAAGMRLDDYHLLRHGTAPKMPELLAEFIEGMSDYEVQPLLEGVLTHYQALIEKSGEVGLDVPSLLLDVALAFSNLPDSNPTQQLMEASIARWLSQRQLPVTGEALETLGSALNIADEGYVAKLNQCLLVVGDSRKLDIAQSCHHRGVKRLEAQDYEGARYDFEQTITLAPRAMAYYYRALAYQGLGELQQAMTDLDKAVKLQPSRPEFHEARGDVYRQLKDVETALANYAEAVEKGSQSAARKYEELQRWRADERRRAKEAEEARQRAEVKQRRREEERRKALNIPIPVTSTSLSNLMLELVYVEGGTFQMGSTKRDDEKPVHAVTVPEFRMGKYPITQAQYEAVMGTNPSSFKGANRPVEKVSWHKAQEFCQKLSELIGQPVRLPSEAEWEYAARGGSRSQGYKYAGSNNLDEVGWYSGNSGSKTHDVRTKNPNELGIYDMSGNVWEWCADEWHSNYEGAPNDGSIWSNSDEENQQKPRLLRGGSWVNLSDNCRSRNRARIVADLRNLNAGFRVVCPWAMTT; from the coding sequence ATGAAATCACTACCTGGAAAACAAGGATTAGTGCAAAAATTTGGAAATTGGGCTAAATCTGTTGTCTTTCCCACTAAAGCCATAATCGATAACCGAACAGAAAATACTGAAATCATGGCTGCCAATCAACGGCAGATTGCTGAACAGCAACAAAAAATCCAATTGGAAGGCTTGAAATTACAATATGTCCTGCAAGAGCAACGGCGGGAACATGAAGCGGAGCAAGCGGCATTATCGCGGGAATTTCAAGCCGCACAAGCCCAACTCTCTAGGGAACATCAAGAAGCGCTGACTCGATATATTCAAGACTCGGAAAACCGCCGGTTAGCCTCGCACATCGAACACGAACGGTGGCTAGAGGCGCAACGGCAACAACTGCAACAGGAACTGCAAAAAAGCCAGCAGGAATTTAGCTTGTTTATGGCGTTCTTGACGGCTAAAATTAATCGAGATAACGATCAAGAGCGGCGCATTCTGGATACCCAACCTTGGCGCACTCCGCCGAAACCGTTGATGCAATATTACGAGCAATATCGAGACCGTTTACCAATTCCTCCTTTGGTGGTGGTTTCGCCTCCGGATGTGGAATTTGACCGCTATCCGAATGCGGGTTCTGGACTGCCGCGAATGGCGAATGATATTGAGGATGAATTGAGCAATTTTCTCGAATGCCATTATTCGGAAGGGGACTCGGAACGCCCGGCAAAACCGATTACAGGACTCTGGGATACAAACCGAATGAAAGGTGACACGGCGGTGCTGTCGTTGCACTATCTGTTTTCGGCTGTGCCGACGATTATTTTAGAGTCGAAAGTTTCAGGAGATTTGCTGAATTTTTCTCTGTTTTTCTGGGATGCGGGACAACCAGATTGGCAGAAAGAATCGATTTTATTCCAGTTTTCCCATAAAGAGTTTATTTATGACGCGCAGCGAGAGTTGGCGCGGGAGTGGCAGCAGAAGAAAGAGAAACTCACAGAAGCGGAGGTTCAAGAAGCCATAAGTGATGCTAAAGAAAATGAAATTGACGACTTTAACTTAAAGAAACTGCTGAGAGAAGAAAAACGTATAGCCTCAAATGCCAAAGTTGCAGTCGAGTATCGCCCTACGACTTCCGGTATTATGCGGCTGAAAAAATATCTGAGCCGATTCCATTGTCTTGCGGCAGGGATGAGGCTGGATGACTATCATTTGCTGCGTCATGGCACTGCGCCGAAAATGCCGGAATTGCTGGCTGAGTTTATTGAGGGGATGTCTGACTATGAGGTGCAACCGCTCCTGGAAGGTGTCCTGACTCACTACCAAGCGTTGATAGAAAAGTCGGGTGAGGTGGGGTTGGATGTGCCCAGTTTGCTGTTGGATGTGGCTTTGGCGTTCTCGAATTTGCCGGATTCTAACCCGACGCAGCAGTTGATGGAAGCGTCTATTGCCCGTTGGCTTTCCCAGCGCCAACTTCCGGTTACGGGTGAAGCGCTGGAGACTCTGGGGAGTGCCTTGAATATTGCCGATGAGGGGTATGTGGCGAAGTTGAATCAGTGTTTGTTGGTGGTGGGAGACTCGCGAAAACTCGATATTGCCCAGTCGTGCCACCATCGCGGGGTGAAACGGTTGGAAGCGCAAGATTATGAGGGGGCGCGGTATGATTTTGAGCAAACGATTACTCTGGCTCCTCGTGCCATGGCTTATTATTACCGTGCCTTAGCTTATCAGGGGTTGGGAGAACTCCAGCAGGCAATGACGGATTTGGATAAGGCGGTGAAACTGCAACCAAGTCGCCCTGAGTTTCATGAGGCGCGGGGGGATGTTTATCGGCAGTTGAAGGATGTGGAGACAGCGCTGGCGAATTATGCGGAAGCGGTAGAGAAGGGTTCTCAGAGTGCGGCGCGGAAGTATGAGGAATTACAACGGTGGCGGGCGGATGAGCGCCGGAGGGCGAAGGAAGCGGAGGAAGCACGGCAACGAGCAGAGGTGAAGCAAAGGAGACGGGAGGAGGAGCGACGGAAGGCGCTGAATATTCCGATTCCGGTTACTTCGACTTCGCTCAGTAACCTAATGCTGGAGCTGGTGTATGTGGAGGGGGGGACTTTCCAGATGGGAAGTACAAAACGCGATGATGAAAAGCCGGTTCACGCGGTAACTGTGCCGGAGTTTCGCATGGGCAAGTATCCCATAACTCAGGCTCAGTATGAGGCGGTGATGGGGACTAATCCTTCTTCTTTCAAGGGGGCTAACCGCCCTGTGGAAAAGGTGAGCTGGCATAAGGCTCAGGAGTTTTGTCAGAAGCTTTCAGAACTGATAGGGCAACCGGTGCGGTTGCCGAGTGAGGCGGAATGGGAGTATGCAGCGCGTGGTGGCAGCCGGAGCCAGGGTTATAAGTATGCAGGCAGCAATAACTTGGATGAGGTGGGTTGGTATAGCGGTAATTCGGGCAGCAAAACCCATGATGTACGGACGAAAAATCCGAATGAACTGGGTATCTATGATATGAGTGGGAATGTTTGGGAATGGTGTGCGGATGAGTGGCATAGTAACTATGAAGGCGCACCTAACGATGGGAGTATATGGTCAAATAGTGATGAAGAAAATCAACAAAAACCCCGGCTGCTTCGTGGGGGTTCTTGGGTCAACCTTTCAGACAATTGTCGCTCTCGGAATCGCGCTAGGATTGTGGCGGACCTTAGGAACCTCAACGCCGGTTTTCGCGTGGTGTGTCCCTGGGCGATGACGACCTAG